In Strongyloides ratti genome assembly S_ratti_ED321, scaffold srae_chrx_scaffold0000002, a single window of DNA contains:
- a CDS encoding Mucosa-associated lymphoid tissue lymphoma translocation protein 1, with protein sequence MNSLNYIEQLYDDINHMNRVCWNKSDFFNEVFGNVSYRIVVIVEHLLRKNNAWKWIVGSDKKDSFYIPESKMNLLLNDVDAVEKIITLLNSKGITIKQFICQFELINPDNKEIFDIEILEDSMYLKVSINVKSFPAPSYEWKHDGKIFNPSHIDDTDNNVLCTIIGGPITLEKYELEEKFICFDCKKKQLIINENDLNTIVDKTNITTIDEIGTNYDTDSTNIILEASDKVALIIANRNYQILNLGLRTPLSDAETLAEELQGMNYKTVVLADLNLEEMKSMIIYFTKLLGDNVYAVFYFVGHGFQINGQCFLLPINNDIEYYSPEHCLPMNWILNNFMSCNPGMHVILLDICRYEEPSDPIKFMYKAKEIYNIQKIPVRPNAIYGFATSTGGGAYEVVGENNGIFMKYLKRHISKDIPVISILQKVFRDVQNDPLISNIQVPELTCNLPHPRKLTDPLMINGHTLSYENHNTLWCNIHMFPDPITIKPNNLNVLVTIWVNYCGHFTNKCYINVNVCNDRNIQNNQKFMYIAFLKFNKLLSISKPRKTENEEEGITMSYLVSGLQKIKQNVKCIMILEKYHDDESTNNDTREIFSKEIDLGCILITKIT encoded by the exons atgaattcattaaattatattgaaCAATTATATGATGATATTAATCATATGAATCGTGTTTGTTGGAATAAAtctgatttttttaatgaagtATTTGGAAATGTATCATATCGTATAGTTGTTATAGTAGAACATTTATTAAGAAAGAATAATGCATGGAAATGGATTGTTGGATCAGATAAAAAAGATTCATTTTACATTCC agaaagtaaaatgaatttgttattaaatgatGTTGATGCagttgaaaaaataataacattattaaattcaaaaggaataactataaaacaatttatatgTCAAT TTGAGTTAATTAATCCTGacaataaagaaatatttgatattgaGATACTTGAAGATAGtatgtatttaaaagtaagtataaatgttaaatcaTTTCCTGCACCTAGTTATGAATGGAAACATgatggaaaaatttttaatcctTCACATATTGATGATACAGATAAC aATGTATT atgTACTATTATTGGTGGACCAATAACACTTGAAAAATATGAATTAGAAGAGAAATTTA tCTGTTttgattgtaaaaaaaaacaacttattattaatgaaaatgatttaaatacAATTGTTGATAAGACAAATATTACTACTATTGATGAAATTGGAACAAACTATGATACAGATAgtacaaatataatattagaaGCTTCTGATAAAGTTGCACTTATAATAGCTAATagaaattatcaaatattaaatctTGGTTTAAGAACACCTTTATCAGATGCTGAAACATTAGCTGAAGAATTACAAGGAATGAATTATAAAACAGTAGTTTTAGCTGATCTAAATTTAGAAGAAATGAAAAGtatgattatatattttactaaaCTTTTAGGTGATAATGTTTATgctgttttttattttgttggTCATGGATTTCAAATAAATGGTCAATGTTTTCTTTTAccaataaataatgatatagaATATTATTCACCTGAACATTGTTTACCAATGAATTGGattcttaataattttatgtcATGTAATCCTGGAATGcatgtaatattattagatatATGTAGATATGAAGAACCATCAGAtccaataaaatttatgtataaagctaaagaaatatataatattcaaaaaattccTGTACGCCCAAATGCAATATATGGTTTTGCTACATCAACAGGTGGTGGAGCATATGAAGTTGTTGGTGAAAATAATGGtatatttatgaaatatCTTAAAAGACATATTTCAAAAGATATACCTGTAATATCaatattacaaaaagttTTCAGAGATGTTCAAAATGATCCATTGATATCAAATATTCAAGTTCCAGAATTAACATGTAATCTTCCACATCCAAGAAAATTAACAGATCCATTGATGATTAATGGTCATACATTATCATATGAAAATCATAATACACTTTGGTGTAATATACATATGTTTCCTGATCCAATAACAATTAAaccaaataatttaaatgttctTGTTACTATTTGGGTTAATTATTGTGGacattttacaaataaatgttatataaatgtGAATGTTTGTAATGATagaaatattcaaaataaccaaaaatttatgtatattgcatttttaaaatttaacaagCTGCTTAGTATTTCTAAACCAAGAAAAACAGAAAATGAAGAAGAAGGTATAACAATGTCTTATTTAGTTTCTGGATTACagaaaataaaacaaaatgtaaaatgtataatgatattagaaaaatatcaTGATGATGAAAGTACAAATAATGATACAAGAGAAATTTTTAGTAAAGAAATTGATTTAGGATGTATTTTAATTACTAAAATTacataa
- a CDS encoding PDZ and LIM domain protein Zasp — translation MINKEMITVRMNRADVNTPWGFQVRPPSTIYKIEGGSLADRAGIQHGDEISKIQNENVNDFNRLQNIITQPIHEIELIIYRNMSSTRIWKPIISETSESENVFKTGTNLQSNVKVNLEHRPLDCDPLVNGFNTTAKPFNQTLQNAYDHVGDQKHFEISASHSTKAEEYLKEKGGLFGTDPNAKNAFNQKQNQPSYLNSETLKLIQEDDKRERHDKVPVKVNSPYRQESCGPRGIMTTNNINHNLPVCFICGRNILGLVCRAFDVNVHADCFSCSTCGSNLKNQGHHFVNSKFYCDVHGRQIKSLSQPQYSPNTLKISHQYENKPVNIHSSGNNIYQHDLSKPSFQTDIMARQPILNEKQKDEIIKNYSSSSYATMTNELKKTPTPFYGSSHDYDTLNVNINKSPEPLEFRNLKKSPLPREIRDVTIKYLKKSDSLPVWPPTESFSTSPQKYWTLNLAPYTRKENKSLLDLVVEEDLKSSIYNNNNNHDFHSPTLSSTYEKSQDLDISNHQEPTTSMSIPISNIDRLTPPRISPRRYKKKDSQNKEINKKYDFIPINPDNDNEYSIQIKKLPEIVTTSLSNDTIENTLKIEKQLRWVEDPEIIEEADIITEESFSDYRLNENENTFEDIEADESDCIDEQEQWIKEELEQYKKEEELEKLKKQNNNMNSNFEKDIKPKNEMENDEINNLTVTSVTNSCENFEENKLTELIKSTQQLLLHVEKKHGIKKDNNMDNNNIDNKLIFENKDNSLIEKYKQNSTIKLIEETREEIEKMKAELRDRSIIVTDKEYKPITFSGPIKYETINFKEENSSFSQYEPTKVVTPADYICKKIKNVYVENNLPCNDMSLSKKCLDYYQQQPKYTGVNYQGIEENNKSTYTTQKNITFNGNNGRNSQQPYESRIPICNQCRNEIHGAFVMTGGNTYCPEHFVCANTSCSRKLVDIGFVEERGQRFCELCFEKLIAPVCGKCNKPITGDCLNALQKQFHPQCFTCAHCMKAFGNAAFYMENGKPYCERDWNNLFTTKCVSCKFPIEAGDRWVEALGASFHSNCFSCVVCHVNLEGQSFYAKNNQPYCRMHA, via the exons ATGATTAACAAAGAAATGATTACTGTTCGAATGAACAGAGCTGATGTAAATACACCATGGGGATTTCAAGTAAGACCACCAAGTACTATTTATAAA atTGAAGGTGGAAGTTTAGCTGATCGAGCAGGAATTCAACATGGTGAtgaaatttctaaaatacaaaatgaaaatgtaaatgattttaatcgtttacaaaatattattacccAACCTATTCATGAAAttgaattaattatttatag AAATATGTCATCTACAAGAATATGGAAACCAATTATTTCTGAAACATCAGAATcagaaaatgtttttaaaactGGAACAAATTTACAGTCAAATGTTAAAGTAAATCTTGAACATAGACCATTAGATTGTGATCCATTAGTAAATGGTTTTAATACCACAGCTAAACCATTTAATCAAACTTTACAAAATGCTTATGATCATGTTGGAGATCAAAAACATTTTGAAATTTCAGCATCACATTCTACTAAAGCtgaagaatatttaaaagaaaaaggtGGTTTATTTGGAACAGATCCAAATGCAAAGAATGCATTTAATCAAAAACAAAATCAACCATCATATCTTAATTctgaaacattaaaattaattcaagAAGATGATAAACGAGAGAGACACGATAAAGTACCTGTTAAAGTTAACAGTCCATATAGACAAGAAAGTTGTGGTCCAAGAGGAATTATGActacaaataatataaatcataatttacctgtttgttttatatgtggacgaaatatttt aggACTTGTTTGTCGTGCGTTTGATGTTAATGTTCATGCTGATTGCTTTTCATGTTCAACATGTGGAAGCAATTTAAAGAATCAGGGACATCATTTTgtaaattcaaaattttactGTGATGTTCATGGAAGACAAATAAAGTCGTTATCTCAACCACAATATTCAccaaatactttaaaaatttctcaCCAATATGAGAACAAGCC agTAAATATTCATTCGTCAGGAAATAATATATACCAGCATGATTTGTCAAAACCATCTTTTCAAACTGATATCATGGCACGACAAcctattttaaatgaaaaacaaaaagatgaaataatcaaaaattattcctCCTCAAGTTATGCAACCATGACAAATGAATTAAAGAAAACTCCAACTCCTTTTTATGGATCATCTCATGATTATG ATACTTTAAATGTGAATATTAACAAGTCACCGGAACCACTAGAGTTTCgtaatcttaaaaaaagtCCATTACCTAGAGAAATTAGAGATGTTACcataaaatatcttaaaaaaagtgATAGTTTACCAGTTTGGCCACCAACAGAATCATTTTCAACATCTCCACAAAAATATTGGACACTTAATTTAGCTCCATATAcaagaaaagaaaataaatcaCTTCTTGATTTGGTTGTAGAGGAAGATTTAAAATCaagtatttataataataataataatcatgATTTTCATTCACCTACTTTAAGTTCAACTTATGAAAAATCTCAAGATTTAGATATATCAAATCATCAAGAACCAACAACTTCTATGTCTATTCCAATTTCAAATATTGATAGATTAACACCTCCACGTATATCACCAAGAAGATACAAAAAAAAGGATTCgcaaaataaagaaattaataaaaaatatgactTTATTCCAATAAATCctgataatgataatgaatattctattcaaataaaaaaattaccagAAATTGTAACTACATCTTTATCAAATGATACTATAGAAAATAccttaaaaattgaaaaacaaTTACGTTGGGTAGAAGATCCAGAAATAATTGAGGAGGCAGATATTATAACTGAAGAATCATTTTCTGACTATCgattaaatgaaaatgaaaatactTTTGAGGATATAGAGGCTGATGAATCTGATTGTATAGATGAACAGGAACAATGGATAAAAGAAGAATTagaacaatataaaaaagaagaagaattagaaaaattaaagaaacaaaataataatatgaattcaaattttgaaaaagatattaaaccAAAAAATGAAATGGAAAATGATGAAATTAATAATCTTACTGTTACATCAGTAACCAATTCATGtgaaaattttgaagaaaataaacTTACTGAACTTATCAAAAGTACTCAACAACTTTTGTTACACGTTGAAAAAAAACATGGAATAAAAAAGGATAATAATAtggataataataatatagataataaattaatttttgaaaataaagataattcaTTGATAGAGAAGTATAAACAAAAttcaacaataaaattaattgaagaaACAAGAGAAGAAATCGAAAAAATGAAAGCTGAATTACGTGATAGAAGTATTATTGTTACTGATAAGGAATATAAACCAATCACTTTTAGTGGTCCTATAAAGTatgaaacaataaattttaaagaagaaaattCATCATTTTCTCAATATGAACCAACAAAAGTAGTAACACCTGCTgattatatatgtaaaaaaattaaaaatgtttatgtagaaaataatttacctTGTAATGATATGTCCTTgtcaaaaaaatgtttag aCTATTATCAACAACAACCAAAATATACAGGGGTTAATTATCAAGGaattgaagaaaataataaatcaacCTATACaacacaaaaaaatattacatttaatGGTAATAATGGAAGAAATTCTCAACAACCATATGAAAGTAGAATTCCAATATGTAATCAATGCAGAAATGAAATTCATGGTGCATTTGTCATGACAGGTGGTAATACTTATTGCCCAGAACATTTTGTTTGTGCAAATACTTCATGTTCTCGTAAATTAGTTGATATTGGTTTTGTTGAAGAAAGAGGACAACGTTTTTGTGAATTATGTTTTGAAAAACTTATTGCTCCTGTTTGTGGCAAATGTAATAAACCAATTACTGGTGATTGTTTAAATGCTTTGCAAAAACAATTTCATCCACAATGTTTTACCTGTGCTCATTGTATGAAAGCATTTGGTAATGCTGCTTTTTACATGGAAAATGGAAAACCATATTGTGAAAGag attGGAACAATCTTTTTACAACAAAATGTGTTTCTTGCAAATTTCCAATTGAGGCTGGAGACAGATGGGTTGAAGCATTAGGAGCATCTTTTCACTCAAATTGTTTTTCATGTGTAGTTTGCCATGTAAATTTGGAAGGCCAAAGTTTTTATGCTAAAAACAATCAACCATATTGTAGAATGCATgcttaa